The Panicum virgatum strain AP13 chromosome 3N, P.virgatum_v5, whole genome shotgun sequence genome includes the window TACCCGTCCTCCTCCGCTAACCCCTCCACCGACCCCTATCCCTTCACCAACAACCCTTTCTTCCCCGCcgtccccacgccgccgcctcccgccgccgagacccagccctcctcctccggcgacggcggcctccCGACGTTCCCGGCCAACATCTCCAACCTTGTCGCCCCGACCCCGCACGCATCCGGCTCCCGCCGCTTCCCGGTGCTCCAGGCGCTGCTCCTCTCCTTGCTCTCgctctgcctcctcctcctctccgcgcTCCTCTCCATCCACCTCGTCCGTCGCCTCCGCCACAGCGGCCACCACGGGGCCGCggcctcctctgccgccgcggcgcacCGCAGcaacgccggcgacgacgatgacgggGACGAGGAGGGCCGCCGCCTCAAGCCGCCGCCAATGCCTACCTCCTCGTCCAACCCCAGCACCGAGTTCCTCTACCTCGGCACCctcgccaccccgccgccgtcgcagcagGCCCCGGGGACGAGTTCCAGTCTCCGGCCTGgttcgccggagctccgccccctGCCACCGCTCCCGCGGGTCGGCCCGCCCTCCGGCGAGTTCGCCTCCCGCAGCTCCGCCTCCGACCCCAGCACcgtgcctcccgccgccgccgccgacgcgtcgtcgtcgtcgctctcTCCCTCGTCACCGTCGGCATCTTCACCCACGCTCGGCTCCAGCCCCGTCCATCTCCGCCCGCCGTCCATTCCTCAGCCGCGTGGCCGAGCCCCGAATCCGTCGCCCCCTAAGCGGAGGCCGTCGCCGCCCAAGGGTGCTGCGGAGCCCGTGGCGGCGCACGCGTGGAACCCCTTCGTGCCCGTGCCGCCTCGAGCAGCAGTTGCTTCCTCTGATGATGGCGACTCCGATGACAAGGACGTGCGCAAGTTGCGGCCTTTGCACTCGGACAAGCTGAAGCCCAGCTCTTTGCAGTAGGACCAAATCTTCACTTTTCCTCTTCTACTCGCGGATTGGATTTGATTTCTCAGACACTCTGCCCTGCAATGCATGTAACAGCATGAAGGACGAGGTGATCCAGCTATACCTCAACAAAACTGCAGCGGTTGCGGCACCGAGGGAGGTGTGTTTGCTCGGTGCTCCCAGGTGCCATGGTCTTGGGATGGTTGTAGGGGCATTGGGAGTTTCCAAGGAGCAACTGAGGGACGCCCTCTTGGAAGGTACATATAGATTGCTCTTTCCTCTATCGCTCAAACCAGGTTGAGTTTTCTCCGAAAAATGCTGCCAAAGTTGTAATCTTTCGTGGATGAAAGTACTCTAGTGTTTATTACTTGTGGGGGCCTTGAACTTGGTGGTACCAATGGCCATGTTCGCAGCATCACATGGTGCCTTGTTGATTATGAGTTACATGAATGATTGTCTTCAATTAGCCTGTTCGGATGCTCTAAACCGgctgggctggctggctggctggctggctggaggAACACCGCCGCAACAAACAGCACCTCAGTGTTCACTGCGCCACTGGCACTCCACCCCAACCCACTGACAGCTCCGCACCCAGCTTCTCCTGCCCCACATGTCATTCTGTAAACAACGGGTGGGCTAGCAGCAGGGCAGGTATTGCGGCACACACATTcctccagccagccagccagcccagcCCGTTTAGAGCAACCGAACAGGCTGAATAAACATTGGGGTCCTTACCAATGGCTACATGGCATACCCCTCCTACTGTcatacatttaaaaaaaacGAGTTACACAGCCTGCTTTCATTCTAGGTGTGCATTGTCTTTGTCTATATCCTAGAAATAGATCGTGTTCAGGGTATCGATGGGGCATTTTGTTGGCCATTGAATTTCTTCACGGGTAGTTCCATATTTGCTTTTCAGACAcatttgcctttttttttaagaGACACCACTCTTTGTTTTATGTCATAGCGAATTTGTGATTCCTGAAGTCGATCAATTACAGTATGTTTAGTAGTCAGTAATTCAGTATGTTTCTTTTCCTGGGCACAGGTTTATTTAGTAGTCTATAAGACTGTAATTCAGTATGTCTCCTTTGCTGGTTACAGGCAATGCACATGGTTTGGGAGTAGAAACACTACAGATGCTCACTCAGATGGTCCTCAGCAATGAAGAAGAGCTTAAGCTGAAATATTTCAAGGATGATTCGCTAACCAGACTTTGCCCAGTTGAGGCTTTTGTGAAGGCAATGCTGGATGTGCCGTTTGCATTCAAAAGAGTGGATGCCATGCTCTACATTGCCAGTTTCTATTTGGAGGTCAATCAGCTGAGGCTGTCATATGCTACTCTTGAGGTAATATACATTTTTTTAGGAAAGAGATTTGCGTTTAGCATGTATACTGGATGTGTAAATTATGTTGTATGGGTAGGCATACCACATGAGTGTTTGGGATTATATTGTGCACAAATGATATTACCTTTGTGACATTTCCTACTTTGTACTATCATGTATTAGAGATGTGGATGTTATAGAGGCTGTTGTACaatgctgaatgttggcctatatCGTGGGATTtctggggtacccacagccgggtggcggaacgcacccgcctattcccagagagggagtactcgggaaggtactaggcgattgggctaatctagctctgagtcaggcacacaagaacacacgatctagagtggttcgggccgccggagcgta containing:
- the LOC120667097 gene encoding formin-like protein 14 is translated as MPPPRACVLFSLLLLLLLLLLSAVAICSTAQTTAPLPPATPPAAPRPPRRHRHVAPPAPPLTPPPSSFPLPPPPPPRHKHTPVTPTPVAVPPAAAQAPPPTPTPTPAPPVATTSPTPKYPSSSANPSTDPYPFTNNPFFPAVPTPPPPAAETQPSSSGDGGLPTFPANISNLVAPTPHASGSRRFPVLQALLLSLLSLCLLLLSALLSIHLVRRLRHSGHHGAAASSAAAAHRSNAGDDDDGDEEGRRLKPPPMPTSSSNPSTEFLYLGTLATPPPSQQAPGTSSSLRPGSPELRPLPPLPRVGPPSGEFASRSSASDPSTVPPAAAADASSSSLSPSSPSASSPTLGSSPVHLRPPSIPQPRGRAPNPSPPKRRPSPPKGAAEPVAAHAWNPFVPVPPRAAVASSDDGDSDDKDVRKLRPLHSDKLKPSSLHMKDEVIQLYLNKTAAVAAPREVCLLGAPRCHGLGMVVGALGVSKEQLRDALLEGNAHGLGVETLQMLTQMVLSNEEELKLKYFKDDSLTRLCPVEAFVKAMLDVPFAFKRVDAMLYIASFYLEVNQLRLSYATLEGACQEMRSSRLFHKVVEAVMNFGNFMSINAGSPSSHGLEPNTVLKIVDVKGADGKAALVQFVVQEILKPEGCNVMHHGSATSKMNTSTVQGDAESRKHGLEVVSKLAAELSNTKKAASIDIGMLSRSVSELGMGLGKVQDVLRLNSMVTSAESARRFHNSMSTFLRQAEEEILKLQSQESICLSSVKEMAEYFHGESATDEAHMFRTFARVREFLAMLDRICKEAGEISGNSWVSATMASWTAAPMGMTP